A section of the Streptomyces sp. NBC_00102 genome encodes:
- a CDS encoding alpha/beta hydrolase — translation MSEFPAAPSAPVLEPAAAAFAEATANPPYLFDLEPAEGRKAVDEVQSGETAKLDVDEEWVTVQGGPTGSVRARVVKPAGAEGDLPVILYIHGAGWVFGNAHTHDRLVRELAVGAGAAVVFPEYDLSPEARYPVAIEQNYAVARWIVAEGAAKGLDATRIAVAGDSVGGNMTAALTLMAKERGDVPLVQQVLFYPVTDAAFDTPSYHQFAEGYFLRRDGMQWFWDQYTTDEAQRAEITASPLRATTEQLTGLPPALVITGEADVLRDEGEAYANKLREAGVAVTAARYQGIIHDFVMLDALRGTHAAEAAIRQAVDTLRTALHTA, via the coding sequence ATGTCCGAGTTCCCCGCCGCGCCGTCCGCCCCCGTGCTGGAGCCCGCTGCCGCCGCCTTCGCCGAGGCGACCGCGAACCCGCCGTACCTCTTCGACCTGGAGCCGGCCGAGGGCCGCAAGGCGGTGGACGAGGTCCAGTCCGGCGAGACCGCGAAGCTCGACGTCGACGAGGAGTGGGTCACGGTCCAGGGCGGTCCCACCGGTTCGGTCAGGGCACGCGTCGTCAAGCCCGCCGGCGCCGAGGGCGACCTGCCGGTGATCCTCTACATCCACGGTGCCGGCTGGGTCTTCGGCAACGCCCACACCCACGACCGCCTGGTCCGCGAACTCGCCGTCGGCGCCGGCGCGGCGGTCGTCTTCCCCGAGTACGACCTCTCCCCGGAGGCCCGCTACCCCGTCGCCATCGAGCAGAACTACGCGGTCGCCCGCTGGATCGTCGCCGAGGGCGCCGCCAAGGGCCTGGACGCCACCCGCATCGCGGTGGCCGGCGACTCGGTCGGCGGCAACATGACCGCCGCCCTCACCCTCATGGCCAAGGAGCGCGGCGACGTCCCGCTGGTCCAGCAGGTCCTCTTCTACCCGGTCACCGACGCCGCCTTCGACACCCCCTCGTACCACCAGTTCGCCGAGGGCTACTTCCTGCGCCGCGACGGCATGCAGTGGTTCTGGGACCAGTACACGACCGACGAGGCCCAGCGCGCCGAGATCACCGCCTCACCGCTGCGGGCCACCACCGAACAGCTCACCGGCCTGCCCCCGGCCCTGGTCATCACCGGTGAGGCCGACGTCCTGCGCGACGAGGGCGAGGCCTACGCCAACAAGCTCCGCGAGGCCGGCGTCGCCGTCACCGCCGCCCGCTACCAGGGCATCATCCACGACTTCGTGATGCTCGACGCCCTGCGCGGAACCCACGCCGCCGAGGCCGCCATCCGCCAGGCCGTCGACACCCTGCGCACCGCCCTGCACACCGCCTGA
- a CDS encoding alpha/beta fold hydrolase: MPTSDSPTVVLVHGAFADASSFARLIPELTERGLDVVAPAVPNRSLIGDSAYIASVVRGIAGPVVLVGHSYGGAVITVAGEEENVKGLVYLAGYALEEGESLGELQGRFPDSDLASALVYTPFPVEGSDEPGTDVSVLPESFPAVFAHDVEPGLAKILAVSQRPLAARAFAEQAPAAAWKTKPSWGLVASSDHTINPEVERYGYRRAGMTTVEVDSSHLVMLSHPGDVADLIEKAVLSVG; the protein is encoded by the coding sequence ATGCCGACGTCCGACAGCCCGACCGTCGTTCTGGTGCACGGCGCGTTCGCCGATGCCTCCAGTTTCGCCCGGCTCATACCCGAACTGACGGAGCGCGGCCTCGACGTGGTCGCCCCCGCGGTGCCCAACCGGAGCCTGATCGGCGATTCCGCGTACATCGCCTCCGTGGTGCGGGGGATCGCCGGTCCGGTGGTCCTGGTCGGCCACTCGTACGGCGGCGCGGTCATCACCGTCGCGGGCGAGGAGGAGAACGTGAAGGGCCTGGTCTATCTGGCCGGGTACGCGCTGGAGGAGGGCGAGAGCCTGGGTGAGCTGCAGGGCCGCTTCCCCGATTCCGACCTCGCCTCCGCGCTGGTGTACACCCCGTTCCCGGTCGAAGGTTCGGACGAGCCGGGGACCGACGTCTCGGTGCTGCCGGAGAGCTTCCCGGCCGTCTTCGCGCACGACGTCGAGCCCGGTCTCGCGAAGATCCTCGCGGTCTCCCAGCGACCCCTGGCAGCGCGGGCGTTCGCCGAGCAGGCTCCCGCCGCCGCGTGGAAGACGAAGCCGTCCTGGGGTCTGGTGGCCTCTTCCGACCACACCATCAACCCTGAGGTGGAGCGTTACGGTTACCGGCGCGCGGGCATGACGACCGTGGAGGTCGACTCCTCGCACCTGGTGATGCTCTCCCACCCCGGAGACGTCGCCGACCTCATCGAGAAGGCCGTGCTGTCCGTCGGCTGA